The genomic DNA ACATGAGTTCTTGCAAACCGGGCCGCCCGTCGAACCCCACCCCAAGTCCAAGCCCGATAGACGACCCACCGTCAGCATCATCCCGCTCGAGCCCATATCCCCTAAGTAGTGATGCACCGGACGCAGTTGCACCCATCTGTGCAGCTTTTTGAAGTAATGCGGTTGCTGACATCGTCGGCTGAGGTGGAGAAACGTATTGCCGAAGCTCCGGCCCCGCCGGTCCGAAAATCGAGGATCCGTGATTGGTTGACAAGCATAGCGATATGGGTTCTTGAGCTGAAGATGGGAGTGTAGGATCGGGTGTTTGTGTAGGTCGGGTCATGGATTGAATAAGATCTTTGAATCCGGTTGTTTGAGGTTGTGGTTGTAAAGATTTGGGTGCGGTCGATGATGCGAATAAGCTAGCGAATACACTGCTGCTTGTGCTTCCGGTATTGGTTGAGCTGCAGCTGCCGCTACAGCTTCCGGTCAACCCCGCCACCAATTGTGGCGGGTTATCCACAACGGGTGTAGCATCGTGACTCGACTTGGAAATTTCCGGAAAATCTGTAGGCAAGATGTGCTGGTAAACTcagggctgcaaatgaaccaaacgaacatgaacaagaccttgttcgtgtttgttcgttaaggaaatatatgtgttcacgaactgttcatgaacatgttcgtgttcgtttgttaattttaggtaacgAATGCAaatgaacgttcatgaacacaaactaatgttcatgaacataaatgaaaacaaacgaacacaaacaagcgttcatgaacaaaatatataataacagATACTtactaaatattttatttatcagtATTTTAAggtatttaaataaaatacaaaaattaaaaacacaaatgaactatcgaacacaaacaaacacgttcaccaacataaatgaacgaacgcgacctctgttcatgtccgtttatttaactaaacgaacgaacacaaaagAACCTCccaccgaacggttcacgaactgtttgctGAATGTTcgattcgtttgcagccctaagtAAACTGTAATGAATCTCTAAATGAAATCATGGGGTTCAATCTTCTTATATATAAGTAAATAGAGAAAAAACCAAACTTTTGTTGCCAactttaatataaaaataatagttGTTAAAACCTTAAAAACATAAGCCGTTATACCTGGAGAATCTGCAACACACATAACTGAAGATGTTACAGGCACTGCAGGACTGGCGGTGGGTGGCGGTAGTGGCGGCGGCGGTGATGCTGTTGCTGTTGATTGTGGTGCTGATTCTATATCTTTAGGATTACTGTCTTCATCTTTCTTAAGAGGTTCATCTTCTGGCTGACCTTTAGCAGTCTCAACAGCTAAGGCGTCACAAAACGCTCTATGGGTAATAAAGCTATCTCTCCTTCATACAAACAAACGAAAATTTCAGCATTAGCAGTTAGCCAATAACAAAAGATTTTTAGAGAAACTCAACCTTGAAAACAAAGTCCCACAATCACATCTATACTCTCGGGTTCCGCATATCTTCAAATGAGCTTTCCAATCAGACTGAACTGCGTATTTCTTCGAGCACTGATCACATTTCCATTTCTTCTCGCCATGTTTCCTGCTGAAATGCTTTTTAATCCCGGTAAGATCGCCCAACGCACGCTTCGGATCATGGTGAACACATGACGGCTCAGGACATACGTAGACTCTTTTCCTAATTTCATTCCCGGTCCTCTGTTTAAGCTTCCACGGCAAGTTATGTCCTCGTCGATGGAGTTGCAAGTTCTGATCTCTCTGAAACCCCTTATTGCATATTTCGCATACGAATCGATTTGTGGCCATTAAAGTTTTCGGAGATAGAGCGATCACTTCTGCATCCGGATCTATGTATCAAACATTCAAAACACCAAAAATCAACATAACTTTCATTTTAATTTCAATTTCAATACAGCAAAAGCCCTAACCCTAACACCTGCTTCAAACAGAATGAAATCAATTTGCAACAATCTACTAAAACTTATTcattaatataatatataattcaACCTATTCATCCGGATCTATACATTAAACATTCAGAAACACCAAAAATCAACATAACTTTCATTTCAACTTCAATACAGCAAGCCCTAACCCTAACACTTGCTTCAAAAAGCAtaaaatcagtttgtaataatCCACTAAAACTTATTCATTAACCTAACATATAATAACACCTAGTTAAGGCATCCAGCTCAACAACCAGCTAAATTAACAATACAACCTTCATAATCACACTTCAATAGTTCAATTATTAACAAATTAATATCAACACAACATTACCTGGCATGCCGGCCAGATTCCGCTTCCGTTTAACCGGCTTTTCCGGCAAAATCGCCAACTGATTGCCCGGAGAAGAACCACTAGCTTCGCCGGAAACTGCAGACTCATCGGCAGTCATGAGGACGCTATTATCCTAGGGTTTTGCTTACGGCAATCGCTATAACTTGTTCTTCTAGAGTTATCTACCAATCAATCACAATCAAACTAACAACAATCAATTCTACAGGTGTTTTAATCACAGTGAAATTAGAGTACAAAAGCTAGGGTTTCAGAGTTCAGACATTTGCCCTAATTTTTAGCTGTATTGATAGAATCTAAAACACTAGAAACAGATCGCTAGAATCCGAAATTGAAGTAAGATATATGAAATTGAGAACAGATTAAGGACAAAATTGATGAAATATCTTGGAAAAGAAGGTGAAAATCCAGAGGATGATGTGTTGCAAAAAGTCGTCGTTTATTGGATTGAAAGATGAGTTGAGAGGGTCCAAAATGGGAATAAGTTAAAAGATTTGGTTGTGTAACTTTGGTTGAGTTGGGATGACTAACTATGGTTAGTGTAGAATAATGGGTTGTTTGTGGTTCAAAAGTCAAAGTACTTTTGGTCTTGGCCTTTTAAGTTTTTTAGACCAAAAGTCACGTGGTCTCATGAGGATCTTTTCTACCCCAATGTGTAAGCAATTTTATAGGTGTAAATGGCGTGTTTACTTTATTTGTAAAAATCCTGACTagtttttaattagttttcgattAATCACTAATTATAAGTTTACCGATTAATACCTGATTAATTATTAGGTGGTCAATGGTTGTCCTATTCTGGCCAAAGTTTGGCCAGATCGTAGCCAAATTTCGACCAAACCTTACAAAAACCAGTCAATTACTTTAAAAAATGGGTCCGTAAGaggttaaaacatgtctacttaaaaaactatatatatatataaatgtatgtgtgtatttataactaaaaattacatatagAAATCCCGATCCGACTAATTCCGATTATTCtctattaatcccgattaatcgctagtcggtagCCCACCGACCAACTAGCGCCAAACAATTATTACAACACTGAGTATAAGTACATATGTTACATGAGAGTATCAATGATGTTATAAGGGTATATGCTCGAGTATCTGTTTTATCTAGGGTTGcaaatgagccgagccgagcccgagttcgaccaggctcgagctcgagctcgtttaacatatgaaagctcgagctcggcttgattcgagctttatttctaaagctcgagctcggctcgaaggtaatttttcaagctcgagctcggctcgggctcgactcgtttagtatttattaattaatttttttaattataattattgttatacatataatttagttatttttatatttatataaatggtaataattattatttaaatatatgtttaatatattaataaaaatatataaaaagaaagctcgttaaggctcgcaagccggctcgagctcgataagcgaagctcggactcgtttactaaacgagcttgtttttaggctcgggctcgagctcaagctcggctcgttcgagctttttttcgagtcgagctcgagtaactcgcgagtagctcggctcgtttgcacccgtAGTTTTATCGTACTTTATACAAGTGGATGCATACGTGAGTGATAGTCACGTATAATATTATAAATTTATCATAACTGCATGCATATTGACCATATGTCCATATTGTTGTCATGTTTTACATAATGAAGAGTTTGAGTATATGTTTCTTTTATCTTATAGatgttttgtatttttgcatACGAATATTAACTATTTTTACTATTTTAAAGTTTGTTGCACAAATGTGGTGTTTATATAGGAATTTGGAGATTGGGTTATCTTATTACATCTTATAGATGTAAGATGATGTGAGAATAGAACGGTTATGCGCAAATCAAATTCATGTATCATGACCTGTGTGGGTAAAATGAATGTTTCTTGATGATACGTAAGCCATAAAGTATATAGCTGAATAATGTGTTTATTTGTGCAATTGTGCTATCATCAGATGTAAAACATAATACACAGGTAAAAATTGAGACTCGATCGCATTGTCGTGTAAGTCATAGCTATAAATCTGAAACCTGTCCGGAAATAACCATAAAGGTATAACACCTCATCTACTTTCAATGTTCTTGCTAACTTTTATCTCAACTATTCAATAGGTCAATATTTTTAAAAGCATAGGGCTTGGTCGTTTCAAACCTTTGAATCAAAAACCGTCAATGTTGTCACTATTGTTTATGAGCAAATCGGCCTAACACAAATGAACCGACTGGAATTGATGGAACTAAGCAAAACAAGTGATTTTCAACTGGTGTTTGTCTCTCTCTTTATTGGTCGACATGTTAAATTAATAAACATGCGTTGCTTTCGATCCGATTCATATCATATTTTCAAAACATTACTATAAAATTTGCACAACTTTATTAACATGATCTCAATAACCTTCTAACAAATGCAAATCCTAAAAGTTGACACATTTataaaatagaaaaagaaaaaagggCATGTATCCTTGATGTACATTGATCAGACCAACTAACACCATAGTATTATATGAAATTCTAAACTAATGGGTTGTTGGTGGATTACTCTAGTAAGTCAAGAGCAAATTAGTGACAGTTAGGATTAATGAATTAGTCAAGGAGTTTTGGTTgcttataatatataaaattgtCTTATATTCAGAACGTCACAAAGTCATATCCTGTCTTCTTTTTAGaaacataaaaaagttatatattataaaaaagaaaaaaagtcaTTTGTTATGTCTCatctctttttttcttttttgaaaggCGTTATGTCTTATCTCTTATGTGTGTTCCTCATAACTCTTTTGGTGTATTATATGGAGAATTAATATAATCCGGTCATTTCATGCAATTTACAGGATCGGCAAATATTTTTACCTTGGAGACAAATCAAATTGACCACTTTGAACTTTACAAGTATCGAGTACAATTTATTTTTACCTTTTGAATTGATTTGTTTTCTCTTAAAAAAACTTGTGTTTTTGGACCGCTTATAGATAACATAAAAAGCGTAAAGACGCGTATGTAAATGTAATCTTGATGGTTCACTAGGTTTCGGGGGCTTTAACTACACTAAAGGGGAAGATAAGAAATAGATTGTTGGGCCATCAGGAAGACACATACGCGTAAGCTGGAGGTAGCTGAGATGAGGATGTTAAGATGGATGTGTGGACACACCAGGCTGGACaagataagaaatgaggtttttggGGAAAGATTAAGGGTATTTCGAATAAGATAAGGGATGGGAGGTTGAGATTGTTTAGACATGTGAGGAGGAGGCAGGCGACGACCACGGTCAGAACCGTGGAAACTCTCAATGTTGAGTGAAAGAGGAGTAGAGGCAGATCGAAATTGACTTGGGAGGAGCGAATTAGGCAGGATTTGTTAGACTTCACCTTTCTGAGGACATGGTTGAGGATAGAAGTTCatggagacgtaggattaaggttaaggactttTAGGAGGAGGTTACGGTTTGGTATTAGTTATAGATTTAGGACTAGCTTTTTTTTCCAGTGGTCTGTGAATACTATAACTTGTATGTGCGTCTATTTCATGTGTTATCTGATCCTATTATATGTCTTCACTATTTCTCATGCTTGGTAGCTTAGTTAGAATATCTTCATTACTTTTATGTGGTTATATACCTATACATGTTTTATTTGACTCTTTGGtataaacatgattttggagttgtgggtctcactggaagcagtgtCTCTATCCACTGGGATAGAGGTAAGACATGCCCACATCCACCATTCCCAGACCCTACCAATAGCTGGGCTATGAGTGAGATTATACTGGGTACGGTGTGTCTGTTTTGGCTATGGGCGTGTTGATTTTGTATTATAATGTTTGATCTACACTTGATATAAATTGTAATAAACCATATGTAGCATTTAACTTAAAGTTTGTTGAGACTGCTCGAGTAAAGGGACTGTGAATTTAAAGTCAAATTGTTAGAACGGAGAACGGAATATAAATTTTAAAGACAAATTGTTAGGAGGGAGAACAGGAAGGGTACACCGCCTTTAAGTTCTTCTAATAAGAAAAAAATTTCAAAACGAGAAGTGACAAATATATTTTGTTAGAAGGGAACAGGAAATGTAAATTTTAAAGACAAATTGGTAGAAGGGAGAAGAGGAAGGGTAAACTACCTTTAAGTCCTTCTAAGGGGACTGGGGGTGGTCCGTGATGGCACCCCCATCACTCGTTGTTCCATATAGCACACCGCCGCCACCATCTTCGACAACGCGTGAAAGAATCAACGCGTGGAAAACTTCACGCGTTGTAAAAATTGGATTGTATGTGTATGACTTGTACGttgtgcattaatacttgtacGTTTTGATGATTTTCGCCGGAAATTTGTTGGCTTCGCCGGAAAACTCGGTGCAAGTCGAAGATGATGGCTTCGCGGGAAGTTTGATTCCTTTTTAAATCTTATTGTTATTTACACATTCAGTCTCTGTGATTTATAgttatttacaaaacttatttAAATCTtaggggtgtttggcctagcttttttatCTAAGCTTATAGtttttttagcttatttttacaaaataagcattaatgggtgtttggtttagctttttaagcttatgcttattagcttatataagctaattccAATAAGCTTATGGTAACATGGtttttagcttatttgaataAGCTTATTTGAAGAAGATGGTTTTTTACTCATTACACACAATGATATTATACTCCTTTCCCATAATACAAAATAACTTAACAAACAACTAaagattaattattaattatcaacttgtagaatataagctaatccaaacacttaaaaatagcttatcaaatgaaagaaaataagcataagctactttaaaatataagcataagccaaaaaaataaaagctaggccaaacatcccattatttcttttaatttcaactttTAAAACTGGCAGGTTTGGTCCTGgtcataaaaaaaaattgtttcttttataaacttgtaagattttttttataaactttataaaaacaaaaaaaaatgattgTGGGTGATGAAATTTTTGCAAGTGATACCATCCCCACTCCCCTAATAAGAAAAGGTTTTCAAATCGAGGAGTGATAAATGTATTTTATTAGAAGGGAAAAGGGAATGTAAATTTTAAAGACAAATTGTTCGAAGGGAGAAGAGGAACGGTAAACCGCCTTCAAGTCTTTCTAATAAGAAAAACTTTTCAGGTCGAGGAGTGATAAATGTATTATAGTACCATAATTATAAGAAATGCGATAAGAGAGATAATGGAAATGGTGGAGTCGCCACTGGTATTTGTTATAAGTGTGACAAATTTAGTCATATTAGTCATCGATGTATTAGTCCTATAAGAGTCTATTACAACTATTATGATTCGGGACACTTGAGACAAGATTGTGCAAAATTAATCTGAAGTTAGGAGACATAACGTATAAAGGTTAAACCATAAGTAAATATCCATACAAAGGTGGAATCTAGTAAGGCTATGGTGAGAGCATTTCAAATCAAAGTAGAGGAAGCAAAGAGTACATCAAATTTTATGGTAGGTAATTTTCTTATCAATTCCTTGTCCACTCACGTTTAATTTAACGAATATGCTAGTAGATCATTTGTCTTACAAATTTAGCAAGAAATTCACCGTCACTGTAGCAAAATAGAGAACTACTTAAAAGAGGAAATATTATACAGTGAGATTCTTCTAGCCTTTAGTGTCTTTTGTGATATGAAAATCGACACTGATGGTAGCTTTTACTCCATTCACTTAATCCCTACGGCAATGGGTTGATTTCATGTTGTAGTCAGCATGGATTGGCTATCTTATCATAGCCCCAATACCGATTCTGCTGAGAAGACTATTTGTCTTAAAAGTCTAGAGAGGGTGAGTAGGTGCGGTCTtgagggtgggcggggaggaccaccggctagggcccgatatttcgaatgacacgttatttaaaaaaacgatatttatatgtaaaaaaagaatttttttttaatagggtataccCACTTACACCAACATCAGAAAAACACTCATTCTTTAAAAACATCAAAATCTCACCcaataagaccatgtgtagtggggcgtttttttttttaaaaaaaattgaaaaaaaaaaacgccctaaAACGCCCCTCCCCCCACTACACCCGGCGTTAGCCGGCGTTATTTTCAAATAAAATGGATGTTGGCGTTATTTTTAAAACGCTGAACATGCAAGAGGGGAATGTTGACTTGGAGTCCATGTGGCCAATGAGAGTGCCAATGTCTGACGAGTTAATTAATGCCCCACACTTTTGCAAAGGGAGTAGCAGCTTTTTCTTTGTCAAAGACAATGAGCAACTAGTatgtgttttcttttttttttaatgattgaAAGGGGTATTATTTGGGCATTATtagaataatgccccactacaccactttacgctataatgccccatgctgactgggatgacacgtgtcgaataatgccccatggtgggggcattattttgatttaccactacacatggtctaaggaaATCCAAAAACGTTGCCACATCACCATCACCTTTTACATCAAAAACCCCTCCCGGCCCTACCATTTGCCACATACCCCACCTTttcttcatttttcatgtttGTGAGGAAATATGTATGTAAAAAATGAACCCAAAAAATGAAGTCCACAATAGGTAAAAATGAATGAGgtggaaaaatgaaaaaaaaaaaaaaacaaggctAAAAATGTCTtattgtgaatgctctaagcatgtTAAAATCAAATCTAATGGATGCTTGATTCCAAACTTTATAACTCCGGGTTCATCAACCCACTTATGACTCCGAACATACATTATTTATTTGGATGGAAGAAGCAGCCGATCTCCTATTGGCTATTGGGACGAGACCGGAGGGGATGCGGGAGAGCGTGGGCA from Helianthus annuus cultivar XRQ/B chromosome 7, HanXRQr2.0-SUNRISE, whole genome shotgun sequence includes the following:
- the LOC110867939 gene encoding zinc finger protein GAI-ASSOCIATED FACTOR 1, translated to MTADESAVSGEASGSSPGNQLAILPEKPVKRKRNLAGMPDPDAEVIALSPKTLMATNRFVCEICNKGFQRDQNLQLHRRGHNLPWKLKQRTGNEIRKRVYVCPEPSCVHHDPKRALGDLTGIKKHFSRKHGEKKWKCDQCSKKYAVQSDWKAHLKICGTREYRCDCGTLFSRRDSFITHRAFCDALAVETAKGQPEDEPLKKDEDSNPKDIESAPQSTATASPPPPLPPPTASPAVPVTSSVMCVADSPDFPEISKSSHDATPVVDNPPQLVAGLTGSCSGSCSSTNTGSTSSSVFASLFASSTAPKSLQPQPQTTGFKDLIQSMTRPTQTPDPTLPSSAQEPISLCLSTNHGSSIFGPAGPELRQYVSPPQPTMSATALLQKAAQMGATASGASLLRGYGLERDDADGGSSIGLGLGVGFDGRPGLQELMLGTPSVYGPKHATLDFLGLGMAVGGGTTNGLSALMTSIGGGLDVTRGVSSFGLGGGRGGSGEFTGKDMGPQ